Genomic window (Paenibacillus sp. 37):
AACAGCCCCTCTTTCCCAGTGAGAAGCGGGATCTGTTCGGATGACGTGTACGATTGCACATTGGCAGAAGATACGTTCAGTGCCTCATGAATATAGAGTTCCTGATGATACGCGGTCTGCTCGGACTCTACAACCCATGCCCCATTCTCATATCGAACCGGACGTTTAAAGGGTGCGCCCCCCATACTGATCAGGCTTCCGCCCTGGTGCAGGTAAGCTGCAATCTCCGTCCAGGCGGACTTGGGAAAATAGGGTGCATGCAGATTGACCAGACATCCTTCACCAGCCGTCGCTTTCAACGCCTCTGCAAGTTCATCAGCGTTTACAACAGTAATCTCTTCGACTGCTTTCCATGTATTCAGAGCCTGCTCAGTTGGAAAAGCACCTTCCATTGGAAACGCAGGATCAGCGAAAATAATCAGCTTTTTATCATTAGGTTGGATACTCATAACAGGCCATCCTTCATGGATTTATAGACCAACTGGGAGAACAGGCTGTTGGACCATGCAAACCATTTTCGTGTAAAAATCGTTGGATCATCAGCGTGGAAGCCTTCATGCATATAACCTGTATCCGCATCTGTCGCTTCGAGCATGCGAATAATCTCCAGTTTCTCCTCGGCAGACTGCGCAGTCAGACCTTGCATGGACAATCCCATATGCCAGATGTAATCTGGTGGTGTGTGCGGGCTACCGATTCCTTTGGCAACCTTGCCCTCATAATAGAACGGGTTCTCTTTGCTCAGAGCGAAGCGGCGGGTATTTTGGTAGATCGGATCATCCGCTGTGACGTAACCCAGATATGGAATGGACATGAGTCCCGGTGTACCCGCATCGTCCATAAGACAGTGGTTGCCATAACCGTCCGTCTCGTACGCATAGATCGGTCCAAATTCCGGATGACGATAAATACCGTACAACTGAATGCCGTGATCTACGTCCTGCTCCAGATCCTTCAATTCCTGCAAAAGTTCCATATCCCGGAACACCCACTCGGCAAACTCCTGCATTTGGCGCAGAGCTACCACCGCGAACATGTTGCCAGGGATATTGTAGTGGAAATCACACGCATCATCACTGGAACGGAAACCGGACCAGATCATACCCGTGTAGTTGACTGGCATACCCTTTCCGTGATTGCGCAGGGAATCTGTTGGGATACCGTTATTGCGAGTGAAGCGATATGGAGATTGTTCCATGTGATGCTGTTCGACTTTGAACAGGTCCACGATTTTACGCATCGCTGCTTTGAAGCTTGAATCGAAAATGTCAGTCAGTTCGGTTTCCTTCCAATATAAGTACGCCAAACGTACAACAAAACATAATGAGTCAATCTCAAATTTGCGTTCCCACACCCAAGGTGACATCTCGGTCTCGTCCGTAGTGTTCCAATGCCAGTCGTTAGCAGTCTCATTGAAGGCATTGGCATATGGATCGATGTGAACATATTGGATATGACGTTTGATCAGCCCGCCAATAATGCGTTGCAGGTCCTCATCTTCTTTTGCAAACGGAATGTAATGTACAACCTGCTCCACGGAATCACGCAACCAGGAAGCCGGAATATCTCCTGTGATAACAAAAGTCGTACCGTCCTCCATCAACTTCGTTGTTGTTTCAATAGTGTTGGGGAAGCAGTTTTTGAATAATTGAAGCAGTTTCGGTCGGTGAGCCAGTTTCTGTTCTGCTTCTTCGAGCACGGCCTGAATGGATTGTGGCAAAGCAACAGGTGGCATGGGTATTTTCGGTAATCTGAACTGTTCCATGGATGAGTGCAACTCCTTAAACAAATTGAATGGTGTAGCTGTACAGGATGAAACAAAAAATTTACACGGGACCACTGCGCGGTCAGAAATATCCTCCGATCGCTGTTATCCCCAGATTTTTTTGATTCCCTTTTTTAAAGGGTGAAATCTGGGGATAAAGGCGAACGCTTCGCTTCTTCGAATTCTTTCTGTCCTCTCCGTTTATCGTGTAAATTTTTAGTTGAACATGTATAGCTCAAAAATATTTCAAAAAGGTTTACCGCAGTAGCACGGTTTGTATTTGGTAGGGTTTAAAAGATAGTGTAATCTGGCCGTTCGTGTGGGCCAGTGGTTTGATCGGTTCTTCCAGTGCGTTGGAATGGTACGCTTGCTCGAACGCATGTGGCCATTGCAATGTGATGTTTTCGCGTTTGCCTGAGGATTCATAGAAACGCAGCGCGGTGCCGTGTCCATCCTCTGCCAGTTTGACGGTATCCAGAATGACATGCTGGCTTTCGAAGTTAATCCATGAGCCAGTTGCTGGACGTGAGTGAGCAACAGTTACTGTTGCATCTGCGGTTGGATATACTCCAGCCCCTGCGCTTTGTTGTGATTGATCCCTCTGCTGCATCTGTTCCATCGATTGCTCTTGTTGTGCCTGTTGTTTTTGCTCTACTTGTTGCACGACCACTTCCGTGTTCAGTTCAGCTGCCTGGCGTACGGTGTGTGCGTTTCTCCAGTCTCCGTCGTGCGGGTACAGGGAATATGTGAATTCATGTTCTCCCAGATCAGCCGTACGGTCAGGCCATTTTGGTGCTCGCAGCAAGGACAAACGAATGGTACTTCCGTGCACGTCATACCCGTACTTGCAGTCGTTGAGCAAACTCACGCCGTATCCATATTCGGATACATCTGCGAAGCGATGTCCGCAGACCTCATACTGGGCTTGTTCCCAGCTTGTGTTGCGATGTGTTGGACGTTCCAGTGTGCCAAACGGAATCTCGAATGTGGCCTTGGAAGTCACCACATCAATCGGGAAACCAACTTTCAGAAGTTTGTGATTCTCGTTCCAGTTCACCTGTGTTTGGAAGTCAATTCGCCGTAAGTCATGATAAAAGACGATATCTTGTGTAATCACCGATTGATGTAGCTTCCACCGGAAGCGCAGGACATCTTTCGTTGTACCCGCCAGCACCAGCTTTTTCTCCAACAGTTCCACTTCGCCAGCAATCTGTTCCTCATAACGACTGTCGATATCCCATGCATCCCAGAGCGTTGGGCGATCGTGGAAGAAGTGAAGTTGATTGCCACGTTCACCCGGCTTCAACATCTCACGCTCTGCGGTTTTATCCCACAGACGGGTGATCTCCCCACGTTCATTGAACTGCACATGATAAAAGGCAGTATCCCATGTATCATTAAAGGTTGGTTGTGCGGCAAGGGTGGTCATTTCCCGTACATTCGTTTCCCTTGTGTTTTCCGGTACCAGCCAAATCGTCTTATATCCAAACGCCGGAATGTCTGTCACGAGAATAGACATACTTCCATCCTCCCGATCCATCCGCAAGCGCTGGCCTTCTTCATCGATGCCGTAGCGATCCAAGCTATCCTGCACAGCCAATTGAACAACTGCACTGCGTTTCCAGCCCAGGCTGTTGAATACAACATAGGCTAATGAACCTTCCGGTCCCTCTGTGTTGATACCCGTTGTCAATGCTGTAACACCCTGGGTCAATCTGTTCTTACCTAATTCAAATACCTGTACATATTCCTCATTCGAAGTGACGTAGGATTCCGTAATCGCCGATCCCGGTATAATATCGTGGAATTGATTCAGCAAAATCAATTTCCAGCCGTCATGCAGTGCTGAACGCACTTCAGCTTCGGTATTCGCCTCCATATCTGGCAGAGCGAGTGTATTCCACAATTCAGCTTCACGATATAGAACTTCCGCTTTCCGGTTGTTGCGCTTATTACGCGCATGGGTCGTGTAGGTTCCCCGATGTAACTCCAGATACAGATCGCCATGCCACTTCGGAAGTACAGGTTGCTCCTTTTCAATTCCGGCAAAGAAAGCTCCAGCTGTGCTATAACGGCTCGCAGGCTGACCTACCATCAGGTCTGCGCGATCCACATACTCCAGCATCTCGCGTGTTACGCCACCGCCGCCATCTCCGTGTCCGTATAGAAGCATATGCTCCGGATGCGCTGCTTTCTCACGGTAGGACTGCCAGTGATCATGAATGTCCTTCGGCAACGTATGCTCGTTAACACCATGATTGAGGTAAGACAGAATGGGTGTTCCATCAATGCCCACCCAGTGGAAGAGATCATATGGAAACACATTTGTGTCATTCCATCCGAGCTTTGTTGTCATGAAATATTCCACATTGCCATGCTTCAAAATCTGCGGCAGGGAAGCACAGTACCCGAATGTATCCGGCAGCCATTCAATCTGTGATGTCTTGCCAAACTCCTCCATATAGAAACGCTGACCATATAACATCTGGCGAATCAGGGACTCCCCGCTCGGGATGTTCAAATCCGGCTCAACCCACATGCCGCCCACAAGCTCCCAGCGACCTTCTACAATCCGCTGCTTCACCCGCGCGTACAGCTCAGGGTCATGCTCTTTCAAAAATGCATATAACAAGGGTTGGCTCTGTGAATACACATAGTCAGGATATTCATTCATGAGTGCATCCACGGTGGAGAAGGTACGGCTAGTCTTACGTACGGTCTCGCGCACAGGCCACAGCCAGGCAATATCAATATGGGATTGTCCCACCATATGCTCCAGACCTTCCGCGTTTCCGCCAATCTCACACACATGATGCTTCAGATTATTCTCAATCTGACGAATACCCTCTCCCTGCTCAATCTCTTCTGCTGACATGCCTACAAATTGATCCATCGCACGATACACCAGTTCTAACAGGCGAACCCGCCGAAAGTCACTTTCCGGTAGCAACACAGCCGAATCACGCACAATAATGACGGTATACATCAGACTACGAACCGCTTCATTTGGTCTCACCAGCAGGCTCGTAATGGATGTGATCGGCGGCTGAATAACCGCCTGTTGATTCAAGGGGTCCACAGGTTCAGGTACCGGATCAAACATCTCAATCTCAAGTTCCGGAGCGTTTCCGACTTTGGATGGATCAAGCGTGACGTAGGTATGATTGCGGTCAAGGCCCTGATAAGAGTGCCCATTTACCCGAAGCAAACCTTCTCCGCCTGTCTCAAATACAAGCCCATAAGGTGCTTGCTGCCATGTAGCAGGGATCTCCAAACGTGTTCTAAAAAAATAAGTCGTTCCCTGTTTGCTCGGAAAACGCTCAAAATCTTGCCCTTCGGGGTACTCACCATGATCCTCATACTGTCCTGGCACATTATAATAAGCGCGGGTAATGTCCCAGCTACGCAGCTGTAATTGCTCCAGCCACTGATGTTCGGACAACTCGCGAATAAATCGTCTGATACGTTCCAACGTCTTACGCCTCCCTTACGGTCAGTTCGGCCATTTGC
Coding sequences:
- a CDS encoding glycoside hydrolase family 125 protein, whose product is MEQFRLPKIPMPPVALPQSIQAVLEEAEQKLAHRPKLLQLFKNCFPNTIETTTKLMEDGTTFVITGDIPASWLRDSVEQVVHYIPFAKEDEDLQRIIGGLIKRHIQYVHIDPYANAFNETANDWHWNTTDETEMSPWVWERKFEIDSLCFVVRLAYLYWKETELTDIFDSSFKAAMRKIVDLFKVEQHHMEQSPYRFTRNNGIPTDSLRNHGKGMPVNYTGMIWSGFRSSDDACDFHYNIPGNMFAVVALRQMQEFAEWVFRDMELLQELKDLEQDVDHGIQLYGIYRHPEFGPIYAYETDGYGNHCLMDDAGTPGLMSIPYLGYVTADDPIYQNTRRFALSKENPFYYEGKVAKGIGSPHTPPDYIWHMGLSMQGLTAQSAEEKLEIIRMLEATDADTGYMHEGFHADDPTIFTRKWFAWSNSLFSQLVYKSMKDGLL
- a CDS encoding alpha-mannosidase, encoding MERIRRFIRELSEHQWLEQLQLRSWDITRAYYNVPGQYEDHGEYPEGQDFERFPSKQGTTYFFRTRLEIPATWQQAPYGLVFETGGEGLLRVNGHSYQGLDRNHTYVTLDPSKVGNAPELEIEMFDPVPEPVDPLNQQAVIQPPITSITSLLVRPNEAVRSLMYTVIIVRDSAVLLPESDFRRVRLLELVYRAMDQFVGMSAEEIEQGEGIRQIENNLKHHVCEIGGNAEGLEHMVGQSHIDIAWLWPVRETVRKTSRTFSTVDALMNEYPDYVYSQSQPLLYAFLKEHDPELYARVKQRIVEGRWELVGGMWVEPDLNIPSGESLIRQMLYGQRFYMEEFGKTSQIEWLPDTFGYCASLPQILKHGNVEYFMTTKLGWNDTNVFPYDLFHWVGIDGTPILSYLNHGVNEHTLPKDIHDHWQSYREKAAHPEHMLLYGHGDGGGGVTREMLEYVDRADLMVGQPASRYSTAGAFFAGIEKEQPVLPKWHGDLYLELHRGTYTTHARNKRNNRKAEVLYREAELWNTLALPDMEANTEAEVRSALHDGWKLILLNQFHDIIPGSAITESYVTSNEEYVQVFELGKNRLTQGVTALTTGINTEGPEGSLAYVVFNSLGWKRSAVVQLAVQDSLDRYGIDEEGQRLRMDREDGSMSILVTDIPAFGYKTIWLVPENTRETNVREMTTLAAQPTFNDTWDTAFYHVQFNERGEITRLWDKTAEREMLKPGERGNQLHFFHDRPTLWDAWDIDSRYEEQIAGEVELLEKKLVLAGTTKDVLRFRWKLHQSVITQDIVFYHDLRRIDFQTQVNWNENHKLLKVGFPIDVVTSKATFEIPFGTLERPTHRNTSWEQAQYEVCGHRFADVSEYGYGVSLLNDCKYGYDVHGSTIRLSLLRAPKWPDRTADLGEHEFTYSLYPHDGDWRNAHTVRQAAELNTEVVVQQVEQKQQAQQEQSMEQMQQRDQSQQSAGAGVYPTADATVTVAHSRPATGSWINFESQHVILDTVKLAEDGHGTALRFYESSGKRENITLQWPHAFEQAYHSNALEEPIKPLAHTNGQITLSFKPYQIQTVLLR